The Brassica napus cultivar Da-Ae chromosome C7, Da-Ae, whole genome shotgun sequence genomic interval ttcgacatctcaaatcatatatcactcaatatttaggtataattttcatgcggccttactcttaaaaacaatcaattcggatttcaatcttgtgagaacaatgagactatcaatcttaaaggcatttaatcaatcagtcaatttctagcaagtctcagcaatactatttctatgtgctcataatattatggtttttcaagactagcaaaaacggattcaattaatcatgcaattatggtttaacaatcaatggattttagcaagactagtaaaaagatttattaatcactcaatcagtttcaaagctgattttagcaatactagaatatagatttcaagtaTGAATTTCAgtgaatcagtttcaagactGATTgatatttagcataaaccatgtgtaaataatttatctagtatctgaatttatcaaacctcaaaaacatataatcagatcaatcaatttaatcgaacttagcatacaatcttaaacctcaagacattagattttatcatgaatctatcaacctagcatacggattctcaattctcaaagacatccaaatcagatcaatataacctatcatacggattatttagggtttctatttaaaacatatcagattacaaaactatcaatcctagcagatgatattaaacctcaagaatcatgcaatcagatcattcagattttaaacaagcttaacctcaatcaatctatcaacctatcggattatataagcaaagcaagctagcaacctatcggattcaatcaatgttttaacaggctggtcggtttaaacaattttaaatcagatgaacaattaaccaagcaggatgagaaaataaatctatcaatttaacggtcaaacaattctagcaacatagcatcagattcaatcagatttaaagcctcaatgatcaaaaccgaaaacaattttgatttcaaaatattcgattaaggttttaatatgtgatttgataattatagtataattaattttgatacttatattatttagggtttatagatatatggttagggtttatcggattttaacttgtaaaaaccgatttggggttttaatcatgtaggaacatgatttagggtttgcgGTAtcaaacttttagagcttcgatttactcaattaggatttttgatctattaccctatggttttgattcataaagattagggttttagggtttcattctttatcaatcaatccatgttcgattatgggttcttaggttttgaattaccttttaaccttatatgattgttgaatcggaccaccaaaggagttgaacCACGAGCTGGACAagaacgggacgcgagctggaatggatcgagtcgcttctatcgggtcgcagacgtcctttgttgcttgatcgggaacgccttgatcgtcaGACGCAAGttgtctgatgctgtcgcgaacgaggaagaggtcgcgtgctggagctgctctcgggtcgcaaacgtctgagctaggatctaGAACGCCTTGgcctgaagctgatcggggacgcgagctggaacagatgcgggaacaagagacgcgatcggagtttagggttcgtcggatcgccggctaaagttagggttttagggtttttcgatttgggtattagcgTAGGGATTTAGAGatcaatcgtgctgataacgtgttataaaagtaatggaaaagttctttatataggagattacaccgtcatatataaatagaaagattacaaatcttaatctcttggttatgagttaTCCACAATATGGTTCTTAACAAATTATGATTTATGTAGAGACTAATGGATTATGGGTCATATTTAAAGACTCTATGCAAGAATAAAATCTTTTACATTAGGTGTTTCGATAGGATTTAAGCAGTACATAAATGATTTGGGCCAATCAATTGGTTTAAAATTGAAAGCCCATCAAATTTAATATGGTGTCTGAACTACTAAACAagtctaataaaaaaattgattaatattttctaaTCTAGTCCATAGTGATTTGTGTTCTCGGACCCGATAATAATGGTCTGACAGGTTAATGGTTAGAAGAGTTATTATCTTGAGAGAGAACATTAAGATTATACTGAGAATAATGGATCATGGATCTTAATCTTTAAAAAGTCTATGTAAGAATATAAGCTCACATATTGGGAGTTTTGatgaaacttaaataatataCAAGAGAGTGAGTCAATTCAATGATAGCCGATTAGTTTAaagtaggcctgggcgttcgggtcttcgggtcggaTTCGGGCCGATTTCTTTCGGATCCGGGTCTTTCGGGTCTTTCGGATCCTAAATATTTATACCTAATAGGTACTTAAAAATTTTTGGGTCGGGTTTgggtcggttcttctcgggtccgggtcggttcgggtctataattaaaatatccgTAAAATACCCGTAATTTTTTGGGTCCATATCGGATCCGGGACGGGTTCAGGTATTTAGAATCTAAAAAGGACATGGCATACCCAACGCCATcaaatttagtcgatatttgtcatatatatctaaaattttactaaataacttaaatgaaactattaataattaaaataaaacattttaaactctaaattttacattttaaagtttCGTATTAcgtaaaaatgttataaaataataacaaatgttgttaacaaaaaatatttcaactaaatcataaaatattatatataaaatagaacacacaaaaaatcatagttttagatatacatgtttttatgtcgggacaaatcggttcttatcgggtcggATCTTTTCGGGTCGGATCTTTTTGGGTCcaggtctattcgggtcggttcctttcggttccggttctttcgggtaaaagaaatttagagccaaaaggtacttgtaaattttttgtttggttccGAGTCGGATATTTTTTGGTCAGTTCCGGTTCAGGTTTTCGGGTCCCGGTTAAAATGCCCATGCCTAGTTTAAAGTTGAAGGTCCATAAAACCTATAAAAAGTCAATTTAATTTGATCAATACGTGTTATTTCAGTTTCTCAAGTTGTTAGTTTGTGTGTAATGCGGTCGTAGGTTAACCACTCGAGTCGTGAAATCACATAAAATATGTTGTTGcaaggaaataaaaataaaactggcgaaaatgaaattttattgaaGATGAACTAGAATATTACATGTCAAACCAACGAAACACACAtgtaattaaaacaaaagtacttaaaacatatttttattgaaGCTTAAATAACCGAAACATCAACATGGTTGAGACCGGCAGACCGCTAACGATGCTCACAAATCACTCACTCTGTGTCTGATTCAGATCAAAGTCCTTGACGTTTGAGGAAGAACCCATCTCAGCTGTAGGCATGGCAACAGATGTTGCAACATCAGCATCAGGAACAACAGAGGTGGAGGACGATGCATGGTCCCTCATAAGAACCTGGATCCTACGATTAAGACCTTTGATATACTGGTCAATAACACCACCCAAATCACGAAGTTCACCCTCACCAAGATCACATGGCGCAGTGTCGCCACGGAGACAATCATACATGACCTCCTTCATCGCCAACTCTTTGTTCTCCTTCGCGACCTTCTTGCAACTCTCAGTTGCTTTGGTGATCCTCTGTTGGATAAACTGCTCTTGGTTCATCATCTTCTTGGTCTTGTCAACGAGCGGCAACGAATCCCATCTGGCCACCACGTTTCCCATAGCTTGTCTCGATGGAGGGAACACCTCAGGGACCGAGTTGTACTCGCTCTGGACGATTACGGCTATTGGGACGTCACAGAGAGTTGACAACTCCAAGGCTTTCTTCATGATACCTCCTTTTCTTTTCCTGAATGTTGCCTTCCTTGAAGTCTCATTCTCTATGTAAGCCATCTTCACCCTGTTTCTTGTCATGACtctttttttgtgtttgtttcttataaatttcaaaGTGGGGTAGTGCTCTTTATATACACACCCACACATACATATATCTACATATACCAATATCATACCATTCCAgggtcaaaagaaattaaatatagCTTTGAAAGTAAGTTTTGTATTCAAATATGGTTATATTTGCATGGTCATAGCCAAGGGGACACTATtagtttgtatatatatggtatGTTCCCTATATAGTATAGAAATCTAGAACAAAATATTCtttcatatagaaaaatataaaaatattcatacatatggaaaataataatattcatttttatgaCATACAACAAAACTTATTagtctgtatatatatagtaagaaatctaaaacaaaatatgGTGGATAATCTTTGACTAAAAGTAAGCTAAAATGGATCTTATTCCTAATCCAAATTAAAGTATAATCAAATGTttcttttctaataaaaataactaaaatgtaaaataatgacgaaggaaagaaaaatattgatttagagCCTGACTTGTTCAAACGCAGCAGTTGCGGATGCAAAAGTTTGCGAAAGCGGGTGGTTGTGTTTTAAGCGTTATTAAGTGTTTCATATGACTGGCACACCATTTGAAATTGTTGCATTTACGGGTCATTTTTTGCTGGTTTACCCAcatatgaaaaaataatcaataaaaaaatatttaataaacaaaaaaataattaaaaaatgataatattaaaacccaataataaataataaatttgtaaatcatattattataataaatataaaagttatgtttacaaaatcatagtattaaacttttatatatatatattagaatttatattatatcatttttataaaaaatatttaaaattatttatttagatatttcaataatttttacaaaaaaaaatgcccGCAACCGCAAATGATAGTTGTAACCAACTTTGATTTTGAGAAGTTTAGAGTAGTTTGTAGCGTTTTGTGATTTTTATAAAACGTCAACAACCGATACCAACAGCAAAAAGCGCGTTTGCGGGTTTATCGAGGAAATGAGATCCGTAATTTCATGACTAAGAGCGACTGCAACGGAGGTCCAAGTGTGATCCTTAGGCGTAATCCTTAGGTTAgtgataatataataatattaattatccGACT includes:
- the LOC106352177 gene encoding agamous-like MADS-box protein AGL80 → MILVYVDICMCGCVYKEHYPTLKFIRNKHKKRVMTRNRVKMAYIENETSRKATFRKRKGGIMKKALELSTLCDVPIAVIVQSEYNSVPEVFPPSRQAMGNVVARWDSLPLVDKTKKMMNQEQFIQQRITKATESCKKVAKENKELAMKEVMYDCLRGDTAPCDLGEGELRDLGGVIDQYIKGLNRRIQVLMRDHASSSTSVVPDADVATSVAMPTAEMGSSSNVKDFDLNQTQSE